One window of the Thermodesulfobacteriota bacterium genome contains the following:
- a CDS encoding citrate (Si)-synthase, translating into MEVKNIGLRGVKVADTRISDVDGERGVLIYRGYNIVDLAKHSTFEEVSFLLLHDRLPSREELRGFQERLSSERALPDEAINALSVFPKRAHPMDVLQGMVPVLGSCDPQLHDETREANLGKAIRLISRLPAVVAAWDRIRNGKDPLPPHPDLSHAGNFLYMLKGALPDPTTSREFDICLILHAEHSFNASTFAGREVASTHAHIYASVAAAIGALSGELHGGANSEVMKMLREIGDLDRVPSWVAERLGKGGKIMGMGHAVYRTEDPRATILREISRRLAERTGERKWYEMTRAIEEATKTEFKKLKGKEIYANVDLYSASVYHMMGIPTDLFTPVFALSRISGWAAHIIEEKFAEAQPKPELYRPDADYVGTYCGTEACPYVPLEERSR; encoded by the coding sequence ATGGAGGTAAAGAATATCGGACTTCGCGGGGTGAAGGTGGCCGACACGCGCATCTCGGACGTGGACGGCGAGAGGGGGGTCCTCATCTACCGGGGTTATAACATCGTCGACCTCGCCAAGCATTCCACCTTCGAAGAGGTCTCCTTCCTTCTTCTCCACGATCGCCTTCCTTCGCGGGAAGAGCTGAGGGGATTTCAAGAAAGGCTCTCCTCTGAGCGGGCTCTCCCCGATGAGGCCATCAACGCCCTTTCCGTCTTCCCGAAGCGGGCCCATCCGATGGATGTCCTCCAGGGGATGGTTCCGGTTCTTGGAAGCTGCGATCCCCAGCTCCATGACGAGACTCGTGAAGCGAACCTGGGCAAAGCGATCCGGCTCATCTCGAGATTGCCGGCCGTGGTGGCGGCCTGGGACCGGATCCGGAACGGGAAAGACCCCCTGCCCCCTCATCCCGATCTCTCTCACGCAGGGAATTTCCTTTACATGCTCAAAGGGGCCTTGCCCGACCCGACGACCTCCAGGGAGTTTGACATCTGCCTCATCCTCCATGCCGAGCACTCCTTCAATGCCTCGACCTTTGCGGGAAGGGAAGTGGCCTCTACCCATGCCCACATCTACGCATCGGTGGCCGCCGCCATCGGCGCCCTCTCCGGAGAGCTCCACGGTGGCGCCAACAGCGAGGTGATGAAGATGCTTCGGGAGATCGGCGATCTCGACCGGGTTCCGTCCTGGGTCGCCGAGAGGCTCGGGAAGGGGGGAAAGATTATGGGCATGGGCCATGCCGTTTATCGCACCGAAGACCCGAGGGCCACGATCCTCCGCGAGATCAGCCGGCGTTTGGCCGAACGGACGGGAGAGCGGAAGTGGTATGAGATGACCCGTGCGATCGAGGAGGCGACGAAGACCGAATTCAAGAAGCTGAAGGGGAAGGAGATTTATGCCAACGTGGATCTCTACAGCGCCTCGGTCTACCATATGATGGGGATCCCGACCGACCTCTTCACCCCCGTCTTCGCCCTCTCTCGCATCTCGGGATGGGCGGCCCACATCATCGAAGAGAAATTCGCCGAGGCCCAGCCCAAACCCGAACTCTACCGGCCGGATGCAGACTATGTCGGGACCTATTGCGGGACCGAAGCCTGCCCCTATGTCCCCCTCGAAGAACGATCGAGATGA